The following are from one region of the Chromobacterium phragmitis genome:
- a CDS encoding GAF domain-containing protein, whose protein sequence is MAENLIIEAGSKEEKYQALLPQAHALIAGETDLIAALANLSSALAMTFNWLWTGFYLVKGEQLVLGPFQGPIACTRIPHGRGVCGSAWAQNQTLLVTDVDAFPGHIACSSSARSEVVVPIRDAGGKVAAVLDIDSADLASFDQVDADYLERIVAPLAALFAPAA, encoded by the coding sequence ATGGCAGAAAATCTGATAATCGAAGCCGGCAGCAAGGAGGAGAAGTACCAAGCCCTGCTGCCGCAAGCCCACGCGCTGATAGCGGGTGAAACCGACCTCATCGCCGCGCTGGCAAATCTGTCTTCCGCATTGGCCATGACCTTCAACTGGCTGTGGACCGGATTCTATTTGGTAAAGGGCGAACAGTTGGTGCTAGGGCCTTTCCAGGGCCCGATAGCCTGCACCCGGATTCCGCATGGCCGCGGCGTCTGCGGCAGCGCCTGGGCGCAAAACCAGACGCTGCTGGTGACGGATGTCGACGCCTTTCCCGGCCATATCGCCTGCTCCTCCAGCGCCCGTTCAGAGGTGGTGGTTCCCATCCGGGATGCCGGCGGCAAGGTGGCCGCCGTGCTTGACATCGATTCCGCCGATCTGGCCAGCTTCGACCAGGTCGATGCCGACTACCTGGAACGCATCGTCGCGCCGCTGGCGGCATTGTTCGCCCCCGCAGCCTGA
- a CDS encoding FKBP-type peptidyl-prolyl cis-trans isomerase, translating into MFSYRMMISLALAACPTAALAAPAAQTLPSGVKIEWLVAGKGAKPAASDTVKVNYRGTFKDGKEFDSSAKNGGPISFPLNRVIPCWTQGVSALAVGSKAKLYCPASTAYGSRGVPGVIPPDTPLYFEVELLSIQK; encoded by the coding sequence ATGTTTTCGTATCGCATGATGATTTCCCTGGCGTTGGCAGCATGCCCGACAGCGGCACTGGCCGCGCCCGCGGCGCAGACCTTGCCGTCCGGGGTCAAGATTGAATGGCTGGTCGCCGGCAAGGGCGCCAAGCCGGCGGCCAGCGATACCGTGAAGGTCAACTATCGTGGCACCTTCAAAGATGGAAAGGAGTTTGACAGCTCCGCCAAGAACGGCGGACCGATCAGCTTTCCGCTCAATCGCGTGATTCCATGCTGGACTCAAGGCGTGAGCGCTCTGGCCGTGGGCAGCAAGGCCAAGCTGTATTGCCCGGCCAGCACCGCCTATGGCAGCCGCGGGGTGCCGGGCGTGATTCCGCCGGACACGCCGTTGTATTTCGAAGTGGAGCTGTTGTCCATCCAGAAATAG
- the folE gene encoding GTP cyclohydrolase I — protein sequence MSKIDTDKQETASQRIRYRLQSAGARFHANDNISAYIREGELDELQKEVEAKLRGVLESLVIDTSNDHNTQDTAKRVAKMFVREVFRGRYVDMPPSTEFPNVERLNELMIIGPITVRSACSHHLCPIIGRVWVGVLPNEDSNLIGLSKYARLIDWVMTRPQIQEEAVSQIADLLMRKLQPDGLAIVMEADHFCMHWRGVKDSNSKMTNSVMRGAFLNNPDLRKEFLSLMHK from the coding sequence ATGAGCAAAATCGACACCGACAAGCAGGAAACCGCATCGCAACGCATTCGCTACCGGCTGCAAAGCGCCGGCGCGCGCTTCCACGCCAACGACAATATCTCGGCCTACATCCGGGAGGGGGAGCTGGATGAGCTGCAGAAAGAGGTGGAGGCCAAACTGCGCGGCGTGCTGGAAAGCCTGGTGATCGATACTTCGAATGACCACAATACTCAAGATACCGCCAAGCGGGTGGCCAAAATGTTCGTGCGGGAAGTGTTCCGCGGCCGCTATGTCGACATGCCGCCCAGCACCGAATTCCCCAATGTCGAACGGCTGAACGAGCTGATGATCATCGGTCCGATCACTGTGCGCAGCGCCTGCTCGCATCATCTATGCCCCATCATCGGCCGAGTATGGGTGGGGGTGCTGCCTAATGAGGACTCGAATCTGATTGGCTTGTCCAAATATGCGCGGCTGATCGACTGGGTAATGACCCGTCCGCAAATTCAGGAGGAGGCGGTTTCTCAGATCGCCGATCTGCTGATGCGGAAGTTGCAGCCGGATGGTTTGGCCATCGTGATGGAGGCGGACCACTTCTGCATGCACTGGCGCGGCGTGAAGGACAGCAACAGCAAGATGACCAATAGCGTGATGCGCGGGGCTTTCCTGAACAATCCGGATCTGCGCAAGGAGTTTCTGTCGCTGATGCATAAGTGA